One segment of Saprospiraceae bacterium DNA contains the following:
- a CDS encoding RNA methyltransferase has product MQKLSMDDLNRLSVADFSRQQKLPVVLVLDNVRSGLNVGSIFRSADAFLLERLILCGITAQPPHREILKTALGSTESVDWTYHAHTTEAVDWLKQNGYRVFAVEQTTHKIWLHDFMPEHQTRYAFVLGNEVEGVSDAVLALCDGAMEIPQFGTKHSLNVAVAAGIVVWEVARKIWEG; this is encoded by the coding sequence ATGCAAAAACTAAGCATGGATGACCTCAACCGCCTGTCGGTGGCGGATTTTTCCCGACAACAAAAACTGCCCGTCGTCTTGGTGCTCGACAATGTGCGCTCAGGCCTCAATGTCGGCTCCATTTTTCGCAGCGCCGATGCTTTTTTGCTGGAAAGGCTCATTTTGTGTGGCATCACCGCGCAGCCCCCGCATCGGGAGATACTAAAAACCGCGCTGGGCAGCACTGAATCGGTGGATTGGACTTATCACGCGCACACTACGGAGGCAGTGGATTGGCTCAAACAAAACGGCTATCGCGTGTTTGCCGTGGAACAGACCACCCATAAAATCTGGCTGCACGATTTTATGCCGGAACACCAGACCCGTTACGCCTTTGTGTTGGGCAACGAAGTGGAGGGCGTGAGCGATGCCGTGCTTGCCCTGTGCGACGGGGCCATGGAAATTCCCCAATTCGGCACCAAACACTCGCTCAATGTGGCAGTGGCGGCGGGTATTGTAGTGTGGGAGGTCGCTCGCAAAATTTGGGAGGGGTAG